Proteins found in one Streptococcus iniae genomic segment:
- a CDS encoding transporter substrate-binding domain-containing protein, giving the protein MFKKLTLVFTLFASLLFLAACSSNKDNTSKAQWDAIQKKGEIKVATSGTLYPQSFHDKKSNDLTGYDVEIIKEVGKRLGLKISFTEMGVDGMLTALNSGQIDMAGYSIEKDSKNAKKFLYTDSHKYSFGSMIVRQSDDSGIKSLNDLKGKKAAGASTTSYMKVAKKYGAELVIYDNVTNDVYLQDVANGRTDVILNDFYLQSMASKALPEIPVKVLKDVYYNPSESNFAIKLGNSELQKKVNDTIKEMKKDGTLTKLSEQFFAGQDVSKEKKYNFKKVDVSDIE; this is encoded by the coding sequence ATGTTTAAAAAATTAACATTAGTTTTTACCTTATTTGCTAGTTTGCTCTTTTTAGCTGCTTGTTCCTCTAACAAAGATAACACGTCTAAAGCTCAATGGGATGCTATCCAGAAAAAAGGCGAGATCAAAGTTGCAACATCTGGAACACTCTATCCTCAATCATTTCATGATAAAAAAAGCAATGATTTGACTGGATATGATGTTGAAATCATCAAAGAAGTTGGAAAACGCCTTGGTTTGAAGATTTCCTTCACAGAAATGGGTGTTGATGGCATGTTAACAGCTCTTAACAGTGGTCAGATTGATATGGCTGGTTATTCTATTGAAAAAGATAGTAAAAATGCCAAAAAATTCCTCTACACAGATTCTCACAAGTATTCATTTGGCTCAATGATTGTTCGTCAATCTGATGATTCAGGAATTAAGAGTTTGAATGACTTGAAAGGTAAAAAAGCTGCTGGTGCTTCAACGACATCATATATGAAAGTTGCGAAAAAATACGGAGCAGAATTAGTTATTTATGACAATGTGACAAATGACGTTTACCTTCAAGACGTTGCAAATGGTCGTACAGATGTTATCTTAAACGATTTCTACCTACAATCAATGGCATCAAAAGCTTTACCAGAAATTCCGGTTAAGGTCTTAAAAGATGTTTATTACAACCCTTCTGAATCAAACTTTGCCATTAAATTAGGCAATAGTGAGTTGCAAAAGAAAGTAAATGATACCATTAAAGAAATGAAAAAAGATGGCACTCTAACAAAACTTTCTGAACAATTCTTTGCAGGTCAAGATGTTTCTAAAGAGAAAAAATACAACTTCAAAAAGGTTGACGTTTCAGATATTGAATAA
- a CDS encoding amino acid ABC transporter permease codes for MAFIDFSLIQRSFIYVISGLPYTLGIATLSFTTGLFLGIILAILGRSQSKIIRSLVKSYVSLMRGIPMIVVLFMLYFGLPYYGIQLPALLCAYIGFSSVSSAYISEIFRSSIEAVDAGQWEAAKALGLPKSSIIKKIILPQAVRIAIPPLGNVVVDMIKSTSLAAMITVPDIFQNAKIVGGREWDYMSMYVLVALIYWTLCFAFEHFQRQLENKLRLSV; via the coding sequence ATGGCATTCATTGATTTTAGTCTGATTCAAAGAAGCTTTATCTATGTGATTTCAGGCTTGCCTTATACACTTGGTATTGCCACACTAAGTTTTACGACGGGGCTATTTTTGGGAATCATACTTGCTATTTTGGGACGTTCTCAATCTAAAATCATTAGGTCTTTGGTTAAATCTTATGTCTCTTTGATGCGTGGGATTCCCATGATTGTTGTCTTGTTTATGCTTTATTTTGGCCTCCCTTACTATGGTATTCAGTTACCAGCACTCTTATGTGCTTATATTGGTTTTAGTTCGGTGAGTTCAGCTTACATCTCTGAAATTTTTCGTTCCTCTATTGAGGCAGTTGATGCTGGACAATGGGAAGCAGCAAAAGCATTGGGCCTTCCAAAGTCAAGTATCATCAAAAAAATTATTTTACCACAGGCTGTTCGTATTGCCATACCACCTCTTGGTAATGTAGTGGTTGATATGATTAAATCAACGTCGTTAGCTGCTATGATAACTGTTCCTGATATTTTCCAAAATGCCAAAATTGTTGGTGGTAGAGAATGGGATTATATGTCTATGTATGTTTTGGTGGCTTTGATTTATTGGACCTTATGTTTTGCTTTTGAGCATTTCCAAAGACAACTTGAAAATAAATTACGCTTATCTGTTTAA
- a CDS encoding uracil-DNA glycosylase yields the protein MEHSTWYFKLKEALPEGYFSKIKVFLDDVYAKGIIYPPREKAFNALTATPYEDVKVLILGQDPYHGPNQAQGLSFSVPENVVAPPSLQNILKELTEDIGQRQKHDLTSWTQEGVMLLNACLTVPEHQANAHAGLIWEPFTDAIIKLLNDKEEPIVFILWGGFARKKKKLITNSKHCVIESAHPSPLSSYRGFFGSKPFSKTNAFLEANGIEPIDWLA from the coding sequence ATGGAACATTCAACATGGTATTTTAAGTTAAAAGAGGCATTACCAGAGGGGTATTTTTCTAAAATCAAAGTCTTTTTAGATGATGTTTACGCCAAAGGGATTATCTATCCTCCTCGAGAAAAAGCTTTTAATGCTTTGACAGCGACACCTTATGAAGACGTTAAGGTTTTGATATTAGGTCAAGATCCTTATCATGGCCCAAATCAAGCACAAGGCTTGTCTTTCTCGGTCCCAGAGAATGTCGTAGCTCCACCTTCTTTGCAAAATATTTTGAAAGAATTGACTGAGGATATAGGCCAGCGCCAAAAACATGATTTGACCTCTTGGACACAAGAAGGGGTAATGTTATTAAATGCTTGTTTAACTGTTCCAGAACACCAAGCCAATGCCCATGCAGGTCTTATTTGGGAGCCCTTTACTGATGCGATTATTAAGTTGCTCAATGACAAAGAAGAGCCGATTGTCTTTATTTTATGGGGTGGCTTTGCCCGTAAGAAAAAGAAATTAATCACCAATTCAAAGCATTGTGTGATTGAGTCTGCACATCCAAGTCCCTTATCTTCTTACAGGGGGTTCTTTGGCAGTAAACCATTTTCAAAAACAAATGCCTTTTTAGAAGCAAATGGGATTGAGCCAATTGATTGGTTAGCTTAA